In Mastacembelus armatus chromosome 5, fMasArm1.2, whole genome shotgun sequence, a single genomic region encodes these proteins:
- the slc2a10 gene encoding solute carrier family 2, facilitated glucose transporter member 10 produces HQNQPAQPDCAHNRTEAMGCSILLLAGVASTLGGLVFGYELGIISGALLLLRAEFRLSCVQQEALVSSLLIGALLASIVGGCLIDHHGRRNSILLSNVLILTGSLVLLISSYPALVVGRITVGFAMCISSMSCCILVSEIVTPNSRGFLVTLYEAGITLGILAAYAINYILSDSGGGWKLMFGLAVVPTLLQLASIWLLPSSTKEFLSHDCCQDERDLVNLIETQEADNSKISCSKDNKKAQYDSIYLFQCKDNMRARTIIGLGLVLFQQFTGQPNILFYASTIFHSLGFQSNASAVLASVGLGLVKVVATLTSMVFSDRVGRRPLLIGGCSVMALCLLTTGLLSKHSLVNDKKACNSEDLIINITDQPVFDRPLNESHIFCKNSMQDDNAFDQGQKLLEAAPELSSSISRTVVNCIILICMMAVVSAYSVGFGPMTWLLLSEIFPATVRGRAFAFTNCFNWAANLLVTFTFLNVVGMVGLSGMFFLYGMTAVVAGIFFYFMLPETKGKTLEEIDKELCLNRFYHKEKCCVGIRWRNTSPQYQRVYCHVGTSG; encoded by the exons CATCAAAATCA ACCTGCACAGCCTGATTGTGCACATAACAGGACAGAAGCAATGG GTTGCTCCATCCTTCTGTTGGCTGGTGTCGCGTCCACTCTGGGTGGTCTAGTCTTCGGCTATGAGCTGGGCATCATCTCAGGTGCTTTGTTGCTGTTGAGGGCAGAGTTCAGACTTTCATGTGTCCAACAGGAGGCCCTGGTTAGCTCTTTGTTGATTGGAGCTCTTCTGGCCTCCATTGTGGGCGGCTGCTTGATCGACCACCATGGCCGCAGGAATTCCATCCTCTTGAGCAATGTCCTGATCCTTACCGGCAGCCTGGTCCTGCTCATCAGCTCCTACCCTGCACTAGTCGTTGGCAGGATTACAGTGGGTTTTGCCATGTGTATATCTTCCATGTCCTGCTGCATCTTGGTGTCTGAGATCGTTACCCCCAATAGCAGGGGCTTCCTGGTAACACTGTATGAAGCTGGGATCACTTTGGGTATCCTGGCAGCTTATGCCATCAACTACATCTTGTCTGACTCTGGTGGAGGGTGGAAATTGATGTTTGGATTAGCGGTAGTACCAACTTTGCTCCAACTAGCTTCTATCTGGTTACTTCCATCCAGCACTAAGGAATTTTTAAGCCACGATTGCTGTCAGGATGAAAGGGACCTCGTGAACCTCATCGAAACCCAAGAAGCAGACAACTCAAAAATTAGCTGTAGCAAGGACAATAAGAAGGCTCAGTATGACAGCATATACCTATTCCAGTGTAAAGACAACATGAGGGCACGGACCATCATTGGGCTTGGACTGGTGCTTTTTCAGCAGTTCACTGGCCAACCAAACATTCTCTTCTATGCCTCCACCATCTTCCATTCACTGGGCTTTCAGAGTAATGCTTCTGCAGTGCTAGCATCTGTAGGCTTGGGGTTGGTCAAAGTTGTAGCTACATTGACCTCCATGGTGTTTTCAGACAGGGTCGGCAGAAGGCCTCTGCTCATTGGTGGATGCTCTGTTATGGCACTGTGTCTATTAACCACTGGACTTCTCAGTAAACATTCACTGGTGAATGATAAGAAGGCCTGTAATTCTGAAGACCTCATCATCAATATAACAGATCAACCAGTTTTTGACAGACCTCTTAATGAGAGCCacatattttgcaaaaacagTATGCAAGATGATAATGCGTTTGATCAAGGACAAAAACTACTGGAAGCTGCTCCTGAGTTGTCTTCAAGCATTTCTCGCACAGTTGTGAACTGTATCATTCTTATCTGTATGATGGCAGTTGTCAGTGCATACTCTGTTGGATTTGGACCAA TGACCTGGCTTCTTCTGAGTGAGATATTTCCAGCTACTGTCAGAGGAAGGGCATTTGCATTCACCAACTGCTTCAACTGGGCTGCCAACCTGTTGGTCACATTCACTTTCTTGAATGTTGTTG GCATGGTTGGTCTGTCggggatgttttttttgtacgGGATGACTGCTGTGGTAGCTGGaattttcttttacttcatGCTACCAGAGACCAAAGGAAAGACCCTGGAGGAGATTGATAAAGAGCTCTGTTTAAACAG GTTCTACCACAAGGAGAAGTGCTGTGTGGGCATCAGATGGAGAAACACTTCACCACAGTATCAGAGAGTATATTGTCATGTAGGCACCTCAGGGTGA